One Salinimonas marina DNA segment encodes these proteins:
- a CDS encoding isocitrate lyase, translating into MSQFQQDIDAIATLKSTHKGTWEGINPDFAARMKAQNRFKTGLDIARYTAAIMRKDMAEYDADPAQYTQSLGCWHGFVGQQKMLAVKKHQGTTSKSYLYLSGWMVAALRSEFGPLPDQSMHEKTSVASLIEELYTFLRQADAQELGKLFKQLDEARAQGQDTTAIEQQIDNFETHVVPIIADIDAGFGNEEATYLLAKKMIEAGACCIQIENQVSDAKQCGHQDGKVTVPHEDFLAKINAVRYAFLELGVDDGVIVARTDSLGAGLTQKIPVSTQPGDLAAKYNAFLDTQEVTSIDELEEGDLTLKQNNKLVKPVRLPNGLFRFKADTGVDRVVLDCITSLQHGADLLWIETEKPHVGQIAEMVNAIREVVPDAKLVYNNSPSFNWTLNFRQQVFDAWQQQGQDVSHYDRAKLMSAQYDETELALEADQRIQSFQQDAAREAGIFHHLITLPTYHTTALSTDNLAKGYFGEEGMLAYVKGVQRKEIREGLACVKHQAMAGSDLGDTHKEYFSGEAALKASGDDNTMNQFDV; encoded by the coding sequence ATGTCTCAGTTTCAGCAAGATATTGATGCAATCGCTACGCTAAAATCCACCCATAAAGGCACGTGGGAAGGCATTAACCCTGATTTTGCAGCACGCATGAAAGCTCAGAATCGTTTCAAAACCGGACTTGATATTGCTCGCTACACCGCCGCCATCATGCGTAAAGATATGGCGGAATATGACGCTGACCCGGCTCAGTACACCCAGTCATTAGGCTGCTGGCATGGTTTTGTAGGACAACAGAAAATGCTGGCGGTTAAAAAGCATCAGGGTACCACCAGCAAGAGCTATCTGTATCTTTCAGGTTGGATGGTAGCGGCCTTGCGCTCTGAGTTCGGCCCCCTGCCCGACCAGTCCATGCACGAAAAAACATCGGTCGCGAGTCTGATTGAAGAACTGTATACCTTTTTACGTCAGGCCGATGCCCAGGAGCTGGGCAAGTTGTTCAAACAGCTTGATGAGGCCCGGGCCCAAGGGCAGGACACCACGGCGATTGAGCAGCAAATTGACAACTTTGAAACTCACGTGGTTCCGATTATTGCCGATATCGATGCCGGATTTGGCAACGAAGAAGCCACCTATTTGCTGGCCAAAAAAATGATCGAAGCCGGGGCCTGTTGTATTCAGATAGAGAACCAGGTGTCTGATGCCAAACAATGTGGCCACCAGGACGGTAAAGTTACAGTGCCCCACGAAGACTTTCTGGCAAAAATCAACGCCGTGCGTTATGCCTTTTTAGAGCTGGGTGTAGATGATGGGGTGATTGTCGCACGTACCGATTCACTGGGTGCAGGGCTGACCCAAAAGATCCCCGTATCGACTCAGCCTGGCGATCTGGCCGCAAAATACAATGCGTTTTTAGATACGCAGGAAGTTACCAGCATCGACGAGTTAGAAGAAGGTGACCTGACCCTTAAGCAAAACAATAAGCTGGTTAAGCCGGTGCGTCTGCCTAATGGCCTGTTTCGCTTTAAAGCCGATACCGGGGTGGACCGGGTGGTGCTTGACTGTATTACCTCACTGCAGCATGGCGCCGATTTGCTATGGATAGAAACTGAAAAACCCCATGTCGGGCAAATAGCCGAAATGGTGAATGCCATTCGTGAAGTGGTTCCCGATGCAAAGCTGGTCTACAACAACTCACCATCGTTTAACTGGACGCTGAACTTCCGCCAGCAGGTATTTGATGCATGGCAGCAGCAAGGCCAGGATGTCAGTCACTACGACCGGGCAAAATTAATGTCAGCGCAATACGACGAAACCGAGCTGGCATTGGAAGCGGACCAGAGAATTCAGAGCTTCCAGCAGGATGCAGCTCGTGAAGCCGGAATCTTTCACCATTTGATTACGCTGCCGACTTATCACACCACGGCGTTGTCCACAGACAATCTGGCCAAAGGCTATTTTGGTGAAGAGGGTATGCTGGCTTACGTAAAAGGTGTTCAGCGCAAAGAAATCCGTGAAGGTCTGGCCTGTGTTAAACATCAGGCGATGGCCGGCTCAGATTTAGGTGACACCCACAAAGAGTATTTCTCAGGCGAGGCGGCACTCAAAGCATCAGGTGATGACAACACCATGAACCAGTTTGATGTCTGA
- a CDS encoding PepSY domain-containing protein, with protein sequence MVPPAGAGGRRFWLDIHRVTGMWISILALFLLVSGLPWTTVWGSGFQAARSYFAQMQVEQDWSTAPDTKTAPAKNTKSEPELNLSPAIYRVAVDAALSPPVALSPSTLQPGAWRISSMDPNLPARASVWVDANAAVLKRSEFADNPALDKVILTGIAAHEGQLSGLANQLLGLLAALGLMLLSISGFVMWYKRKPGRQLGAPKSRFYDKRIVALVTGLTLLLPMVLFSILSLLVTEWLILRRVERLRRFFALSERKT encoded by the coding sequence ATGGTACCCCCGGCTGGGGCCGGTGGACGCCGGTTCTGGCTGGATATTCACCGGGTCACGGGCATGTGGATTTCAATACTGGCGTTATTTTTACTGGTATCCGGCCTGCCGTGGACAACCGTATGGGGCAGTGGGTTTCAGGCGGCGCGAAGTTATTTTGCCCAAATGCAGGTGGAGCAGGATTGGTCCACCGCCCCCGATACTAAGACCGCGCCTGCAAAAAACACAAAGTCAGAGCCCGAGCTGAACCTGAGCCCGGCAATTTATCGGGTAGCAGTAGATGCGGCGTTATCGCCACCGGTGGCATTGAGCCCGTCAACCTTGCAACCCGGGGCCTGGCGAATCAGTTCGATGGACCCGAATTTACCGGCACGCGCCTCGGTGTGGGTGGACGCCAATGCCGCGGTCCTCAAACGCAGCGAATTTGCCGACAACCCTGCGCTGGATAAAGTGATTCTGACCGGTATCGCGGCCCACGAAGGCCAGCTATCCGGATTAGCCAATCAGTTACTGGGATTGCTTGCGGCGCTGGGCCTGATGTTACTGAGTATTTCAGGGTTTGTGATGTGGTATAAACGCAAACCGGGCCGCCAGCTGGGCGCACCAAAATCCCGTTTTTATGACAAGAGGATAGTAGCGCTGGTGACTGGCCTGACATTGTTGTTGCCCATGGTGCTTTTTTCGATACTAAGCTTGTTAGTAACAGAATGGCTGATCTTGCGGCGTGTTGAACGACTCCGGCGTTTTTTCGCCCTTTCAGAGCGCAAAACCTAA
- a CDS encoding alkaline phosphatase encodes MLRKLTFISMVGIAALQGCAQSGSNQTSNDAKLTAPQAPKNIIMVVADGMGPAYTTAYRNFADDPATPQVERVVFDNILVGNASTYPASVSGFVTDSAAAATALATGVKSYNGAIGVDVNKLPVESVMHRAKIRGLRTGLAVTSQINHATPASYVAHNESRHNYNEIANSYFDERLDGKLVADVMLGGGVQYFEREDRDLVAEFIDADYEYVDTYNKLATLPTGSNVLGLFAPKGLPPALDDVRATRLAYLTEHAIKHLENEHGYFLLVEASQVDWAGHSNDIGSAMAEMHDLAATMELLKQYVSEHPDTLVVLTADHSTGGFSIGANGDYVWSPEYLRSMKSSAERIALNLVDVDQPLAYISQQLGFAFDENDNKFLEKVIANKDVKAREAGLKQFLDMKTNTGWTSTGHTGVDVEVFAFGAGSQAFAGQLDNTDIAKKLKQFVDGTAAAKGAPPAPVTQPEDENAERPCDFKEDWRCL; translated from the coding sequence ATGTTACGAAAACTCACCTTTATTTCAATGGTTGGGATAGCGGCTTTGCAAGGTTGTGCCCAATCAGGCTCTAATCAAACAAGCAACGATGCAAAGCTCACCGCGCCCCAGGCCCCTAAAAATATTATTATGGTGGTGGCTGATGGTATGGGCCCCGCTTATACTACAGCGTATCGTAATTTCGCTGATGACCCGGCTACGCCGCAGGTAGAACGGGTAGTGTTCGACAATATTCTGGTTGGTAATGCTTCTACCTATCCCGCGTCGGTATCGGGTTTTGTGACCGACTCGGCGGCCGCAGCCACGGCCCTGGCTACGGGAGTAAAATCTTACAATGGCGCTATCGGGGTAGATGTAAACAAACTGCCAGTCGAGTCGGTGATGCATCGGGCTAAAATTCGGGGCCTGCGCACCGGCTTAGCGGTTACCTCGCAAATTAACCACGCCACCCCAGCTTCTTATGTAGCCCATAATGAGAGTCGGCATAATTATAATGAGATTGCCAACAGCTATTTTGATGAAAGACTGGACGGTAAACTTGTTGCTGATGTGATGTTAGGTGGCGGAGTTCAGTATTTTGAGCGCGAAGACCGTGATTTGGTTGCTGAGTTTATTGATGCTGACTATGAGTATGTTGATACCTACAATAAACTGGCCACTTTACCCACTGGCTCCAATGTTCTAGGATTATTTGCGCCTAAAGGGTTACCTCCTGCACTGGATGATGTCAGGGCAACACGACTGGCTTATCTGACCGAACATGCCATTAAGCATCTTGAAAATGAGCACGGCTATTTCTTGCTGGTGGAAGCCAGCCAGGTTGACTGGGCGGGGCACTCCAATGATATTGGCTCGGCGATGGCAGAGATGCACGACCTGGCCGCCACTATGGAGTTGTTGAAGCAGTATGTAAGCGAGCACCCCGATACCCTGGTGGTATTAACCGCAGATCACAGTACGGGTGGTTTTAGTATTGGTGCGAATGGCGATTATGTGTGGTCTCCCGAATACCTGCGCTCGATGAAATCGTCGGCAGAACGCATTGCCCTTAACCTGGTGGATGTGGACCAACCGCTGGCCTATATCAGTCAGCAACTGGGCTTTGCCTTTGATGAAAATGATAATAAATTTTTAGAAAAAGTCATCGCGAACAAAGACGTCAAAGCACGTGAAGCCGGACTCAAACAGTTTTTGGATATGAAAACAAACACTGGCTGGACCTCCACTGGTCACACCGGCGTTGATGTTGAAGTTTTTGCCTTTGGCGCGGGTAGCCAGGCTTTTGCCGGGCAGCTGGATAATACTGATATTGCAAAAAAACTTAAGCAGTTTGTAGATGGCACCGCCGCAGCTAAAGGAGCACCGCCAGCGCCGGTAACTCAGCCTGAAGATGAAAATGCTGAACGTCCCTGCGACTTCAAAGAGGATTGGCGCTGCTTATAA
- a CDS encoding VC0807 family protein, which produces MASAEQTKQKQNQGFFGNLAFNIIIPVVVMSYGSAPEYLGPAWSIVAALAFPIGYGLWDLKQSGKINGFSVLGIVSVLLTGGISLLKLPAEYIAIKEAAIPALIGLAVLATQYTKKPLVRMLILNDNIINWPALNNALDKKNKQSEFRRKVANSSYIVATSFFVSSALNYILAKMILVSEPGTTAYTEELGRMTALSYPVIVIPSTILLITALWYLFSQISKITGEDLDTFLNN; this is translated from the coding sequence ATGGCCTCGGCAGAGCAAACAAAACAAAAACAGAATCAGGGCTTTTTTGGCAATTTAGCCTTTAATATCATCATTCCAGTGGTAGTAATGAGTTATGGCAGTGCGCCGGAATACCTCGGGCCGGCCTGGAGTATCGTTGCCGCCCTGGCATTTCCTATTGGCTATGGTCTTTGGGATCTAAAACAGTCCGGAAAAATAAATGGTTTTTCGGTATTAGGTATTGTGAGCGTGTTGCTTACCGGTGGTATCAGCCTTTTAAAGCTGCCAGCTGAATACATTGCGATCAAAGAAGCCGCGATACCCGCGTTAATCGGGCTGGCGGTGCTGGCTACGCAATACACCAAAAAGCCATTGGTTCGCATGCTGATTCTCAATGATAATATTATCAACTGGCCGGCATTAAATAACGCCCTGGACAAGAAAAATAAACAGTCTGAATTTCGCCGTAAGGTGGCAAACAGTTCCTACATTGTGGCGACGTCGTTTTTTGTCTCTTCCGCGCTTAACTATATTCTGGCCAAAATGATTTTGGTCAGTGAGCCCGGCACCACCGCCTATACCGAGGAGCTGGGCCGCATGACCGCACTTAGTTATCCAGTCATTGTTATCCCCAGCACCATTTTGCTGATCACCGCGTTGTGGTATTTGTTCAGCCAGATTTCTAAGATTACCGGCGAAGATCTTGATACCTTTTTGAACAACTAA
- a CDS encoding rhomboid family intramembrane serine protease codes for MTQLPKLKQQARFLVIIGVLLVVVEIINLLTMRSLGSLGIMPRFVPGWWHIFTAPFVHGSPTHLITNLVPLMLFMWLTLQWGKRTFGWVTLTVFLLSGLCVWLFGRSAFHVGASGIVYGYFGFLLLAGFMTRRIPYIIISVLVAILYGGLLIGILPGKDFVSYEYHLFGFISGLLAAWKWGANQTS; via the coding sequence ATGACTCAATTGCCCAAACTTAAACAACAAGCCCGGTTTCTGGTTATCATCGGAGTGCTGCTGGTCGTGGTCGAAATTATCAATTTACTGACCATGCGTAGCTTAGGCTCACTGGGTATTATGCCGCGCTTTGTTCCCGGCTGGTGGCACATCTTTACTGCGCCCTTTGTACATGGCTCGCCCACGCACCTGATTACTAATCTGGTGCCGCTAATGCTGTTTATGTGGCTCACCCTACAATGGGGCAAGCGTACCTTCGGCTGGGTTACCCTTACGGTGTTTTTGCTATCGGGTTTGTGTGTCTGGCTATTCGGCCGTTCTGCTTTTCACGTGGGAGCCAGTGGCATTGTATACGGGTACTTTGGGTTTTTATTGCTGGCAGGATTTATGACCCGGCGCATCCCCTACATTATTATCTCAGTACTGGTTGCCATTCTGTACGGTGGCCTGTTAATTGGTATTTTGCCGGGCAAAGATTTTGTCTCTTATGAGTATCACTTGTTTGGTTTCATTTCAGGCTTACTGGCCGCCTGGAAATGGGGCGCCAACCAGACGAGCTAA
- a CDS encoding glutathionylspermidine synthase family protein: protein MLRHTVAERPDWKQQAAQYGFHFHTMYNEPYWDESLYYQFSLAQIENDLETPTAELHQMCLAVVDEVVNSEQLLTRFQIPQDCWDMVQQSWQHRDPSLYSRLDLVYDGNGPAKLLENNADTPTSLYETGFWQWLWLEQQVERGVLFRGADQFNSLQEKLIHRFADIARWYNIGQMHFACCQDTEEDRGTVQYLQDCATAAGLTTDFVFIEDIGLADTQVFTDLNNAPITDCFKLYPWEFMLREEFAGALPQADVNWLEPMWKSVLSNKALLPQLWKMFPNHPNLLPAFFADDRRASLPGKWVKKPLYSREGANISLLEDNHERPLSAGPYGEEGFILQAFHPLPCFSRNYTLIGSWLVDNLPAGISVREDSSLITQDLSRFVPHIIL from the coding sequence TTGCTGCGGCACACGGTAGCCGAGCGGCCTGACTGGAAACAGCAGGCTGCTCAGTACGGCTTTCATTTTCACACGATGTACAACGAACCCTACTGGGACGAGTCGTTGTATTATCAGTTTTCTCTGGCGCAAATCGAAAACGATTTGGAAACCCCAACCGCCGAGCTGCATCAAATGTGTTTGGCGGTGGTTGATGAAGTCGTTAACAGCGAACAGCTGTTAACCCGCTTTCAGATTCCCCAGGACTGCTGGGACATGGTTCAGCAGTCCTGGCAACACCGTGATCCCTCGTTGTATTCGCGGCTTGATTTGGTTTATGACGGAAACGGTCCCGCCAAACTGCTGGAAAACAACGCCGACACCCCCACCTCTTTATATGAAACCGGATTCTGGCAATGGTTGTGGTTAGAACAACAGGTTGAGCGCGGGGTGCTCTTTCGCGGTGCTGATCAATTTAATTCGCTGCAGGAAAAACTGATTCATCGATTTGCCGATATCGCACGCTGGTACAACATAGGCCAAATGCACTTTGCCTGTTGTCAGGACACCGAGGAAGATCGGGGCACCGTGCAATATCTGCAGGATTGCGCCACCGCCGCGGGCCTGACCACCGACTTTGTGTTTATTGAAGATATAGGCCTGGCGGATACCCAGGTTTTCACCGACCTGAATAACGCACCTATAACCGACTGCTTTAAGCTCTATCCCTGGGAGTTTATGCTGCGTGAAGAATTTGCCGGGGCCTTGCCCCAGGCCGATGTTAACTGGCTTGAACCCATGTGGAAGTCGGTACTGTCAAACAAAGCGCTGCTGCCACAGCTTTGGAAAATGTTTCCGAATCACCCGAACCTGCTGCCCGCCTTTTTTGCCGATGATCGCCGTGCTTCGCTGCCAGGCAAATGGGTAAAAAAACCACTGTACTCCCGCGAGGGTGCGAACATCTCGTTACTGGAAGATAACCATGAACGCCCGCTGTCGGCGGGGCCATACGGTGAAGAAGGATTTATTTTACAGGCGTTTCATCCGCTTCCGTGTTTTTCCCGTAATTATACGCTTATAGGTAGCTGGCTGGTGGACAATCTGCCCGCCGGCATTTCTGTCAGAGAGGATTCCTCTTTGATTACACAAGATCTTTCGCGTTTTGTACCGCATATCATTTTATGA
- a CDS encoding DUF350 domain-containing protein — MDTIMASLAGLDNFALYFVLSVVFLFVFKFVYALVTPHDEWKLVKEDKNVAAAIGFGGAIVGFALALSGAAANSLGVVDFAIWGIVAIVAQSLAFALLRFTFMPRIAERIDNNEVSAGTMLAAMSIAVGLLNAACMTY; from the coding sequence ATGGACACGATTATGGCATCACTGGCAGGGCTGGATAACTTTGCCCTGTATTTCGTGCTTTCGGTGGTATTTTTATTTGTTTTTAAATTTGTGTACGCCCTGGTTACGCCCCACGATGAATGGAAACTGGTAAAAGAAGATAAAAATGTGGCCGCCGCCATCGGTTTTGGCGGGGCTATTGTAGGTTTTGCGCTGGCGCTGTCGGGCGCCGCGGCAAACTCGCTGGGCGTAGTTGATTTTGCTATCTGGGGTATTGTTGCCATTGTCGCCCAGTCCTTAGCTTTTGCCCTGCTTCGGTTCACCTTTATGCCGCGCATTGCCGAGCGTATCGACAATAATGAAGTTTCTGCAGGCACCATGCTGGCCGCCATGTCGATTGCCGTAGGTCTGCTTAATGCGGCCTGCATGACCTACTAA
- a CDS encoding YjfK family protein, which translates to MFSKWFGKDKTPDAPKAPEIMGLYLGGSFELADLKLKLLEPELTIQNCARSQLIQAVGQANLDSGGTMLRFYTDDEAFLQVVTDGGLTENHITDVKLWHFYETQTIGDDKQWQHCLDNLISQPTYTLNGHTFTRVWDAVGDTSPPVAVSETTYEEDGDTSTTDQFMMLYERELDNDRYESLLVVGEEKIIGQNKDRCLVISTGFDVQPTDLTING; encoded by the coding sequence ATGTTCAGTAAATGGTTTGGTAAAGACAAAACCCCGGACGCCCCTAAAGCGCCGGAAATTATGGGGCTTTATCTGGGAGGGTCGTTTGAACTGGCTGACCTTAAGCTTAAATTGCTCGAGCCTGAACTTACCATCCAAAACTGTGCCCGCTCGCAATTGATTCAGGCCGTAGGCCAGGCCAATCTGGACTCAGGTGGGACCATGTTACGGTTTTATACCGATGACGAGGCTTTTTTGCAGGTGGTCACCGATGGCGGACTGACCGAAAATCATATCACCGACGTAAAACTCTGGCATTTTTATGAAACCCAGACCATCGGCGATGACAAACAATGGCAGCATTGTCTGGATAACCTGATCTCCCAGCCCACTTATACATTAAATGGTCATACCTTTACCCGGGTATGGGATGCTGTGGGCGACACTTCGCCCCCGGTGGCCGTGAGTGAGACCACCTATGAGGAAGATGGCGATACCAGCACCACTGATCAGTTTATGATGCTGTATGAACGCGAACTGGATAACGACCGCTACGAATCTTTATTGGTGGTGGGGGAAGAAAAAATAATAGGGCAGAACAAAGATCGGTGTCTGGTGATCAGTACCGGTTTTGATGTACAGCCCACCGACTTAACAATCAACGGCTAG
- a CDS encoding PspA/IM30 family protein — protein sequence MSVWKKLITAVKGGATEAAQNVADSQAIRILEQEIREAKEELRKSDHARTQILAKRKLSQQKIDSFDASIAEYEAHARKAVDNDRQLALDCAQKVSELKEERAQEQSYLDQFQQSEKQLAGNIQQAKANLRRLEQQVDMVKATESVQKAQVAVSSRHMGANSKMKTATESLSRIQDKQKLRNAELEAAEELAGEESSSDLEKRLASAGIKGGTTSADDELSRILGK from the coding sequence ATGTCTGTTTGGAAAAAACTTATTACCGCAGTAAAAGGCGGTGCCACCGAAGCGGCGCAAAATGTTGCCGATAGTCAGGCGATTCGTATTCTGGAACAGGAAATCCGCGAAGCCAAAGAAGAGTTGCGTAAGTCCGATCATGCCCGCACGCAAATTCTGGCCAAGCGCAAATTGTCTCAGCAAAAAATAGACAGTTTTGATGCCTCAATTGCCGAATACGAAGCTCATGCCCGTAAAGCGGTCGACAACGACCGTCAGCTGGCCCTGGATTGTGCCCAGAAAGTATCTGAGTTGAAAGAAGAGCGCGCTCAGGAACAGTCCTATCTTGATCAGTTTCAACAATCTGAAAAGCAGCTTGCTGGCAATATTCAACAGGCAAAAGCTAACCTGCGTCGCCTGGAGCAACAGGTCGACATGGTGAAAGCCACTGAAAGCGTTCAAAAAGCCCAGGTGGCGGTGTCTTCACGGCACATGGGTGCAAATAGCAAAATGAAAACGGCGACGGAGTCATTATCGCGCATTCAGGACAAGCAAAAGCTACGCAATGCTGAGCTTGAAGCAGCCGAAGAGCTGGCCGGTGAAGAGTCCTCTTCAGACCTGGAAAAGCGTCTGGCTAGTGCCGGTATCAAAGGTGGCACCACCTCTGCTGATGACGAGCTTAGCCGTATTCTGGGTAAGTAA
- a CDS encoding DUF2170 family protein — MSWDLAQLEALLKEHDDYVVTKEEGCLLIANQDGIDAWLAISGEQILVESLLFSASQVNDKAALDHEILSTHMVFPLTTVGISTINGEEYYTAFGALSAQSKAESVVIEVETLFQNVASFLDAYETHLH; from the coding sequence ATGAGCTGGGATCTGGCACAGCTTGAAGCTTTGTTAAAAGAACACGACGATTATGTAGTGACCAAAGAGGAAGGCTGTTTACTGATAGCCAATCAGGATGGCATCGATGCATGGCTGGCCATTTCGGGCGAGCAAATTCTGGTAGAAAGTTTGTTGTTTTCGGCCAGTCAGGTCAATGACAAAGCAGCACTGGATCATGAAATCCTTTCCACCCATATGGTTTTCCCGCTCACTACCGTGGGCATCTCCACCATCAACGGTGAAGAATACTACACCGCCTTTGGGGCCCTGAGTGCCCAGTCAAAGGCTGAAAGTGTGGTGATAGAAGTTGAGACACTGTTTCAAAATGTCGCATCCTTTTTAGATGCCTACGAAACGCATCTTCACTAA
- the queA gene encoding tRNA preQ1(34) S-adenosylmethionine ribosyltransferase-isomerase QueA: MKLSDFNFSLPEKLIAKYPTEQRSASRLMHLEGKTGQVTHRMFADMLELVEPGDLLIFNNTRVIPARLKGNKATGGQVEVLVERILPDDTVLAHVRASKAPKPGAQLTLEEHIQVTVLGRQEALFHLRFNNDDSVLNLLEAHGHMPLPPYIDRPDENSDKERYQTVYNQKPGAVAAPTAGLHFDDELLQTLRDKGIELGFVTLHVGAGTFQPVRVDNILEHKMHAEYAEVDETVVEAIKRTKAAGKRVIAVGTTSVRSIESAAKAAGEAELIAPFFADTEIFIYPGFEFEVIDAMFTNFHLPESTLMMLISAFAGRDNVMNAYQQAIAAEYRFFSYGDSMFIERA, encoded by the coding sequence ATGAAACTAAGTGATTTTAATTTTTCTTTACCCGAAAAACTGATAGCCAAGTATCCCACAGAGCAGCGCAGCGCCAGTCGGCTGATGCATCTTGAAGGTAAAACCGGTCAGGTTACGCACCGTATGTTTGCGGACATGCTGGAGCTGGTAGAGCCGGGCGATTTATTAATTTTCAATAATACCCGGGTCATCCCCGCCCGCCTGAAAGGCAACAAGGCTACCGGCGGTCAGGTTGAGGTGCTGGTTGAGCGTATTTTGCCCGATGACACGGTGCTGGCTCATGTGCGCGCCAGCAAAGCGCCAAAACCCGGTGCGCAGCTGACTCTGGAAGAGCATATTCAGGTCACGGTGCTGGGCCGGCAGGAGGCGTTGTTTCACCTTCGCTTTAATAATGACGACAGTGTACTGAATTTATTAGAAGCGCACGGCCACATGCCATTGCCGCCGTATATCGACCGGCCCGATGAAAACAGTGATAAAGAACGTTACCAAACCGTTTATAACCAGAAACCCGGCGCCGTGGCCGCGCCCACTGCCGGCCTGCATTTTGATGATGAATTACTGCAAACCCTGCGCGACAAGGGTATTGAGCTAGGCTTTGTAACCCTGCATGTGGGCGCCGGTACCTTCCAGCCCGTGCGGGTCGATAATATTCTTGAACATAAGATGCACGCCGAATACGCCGAAGTTGATGAAACCGTGGTGGAGGCCATTAAACGCACGAAAGCCGCGGGTAAGCGGGTTATTGCCGTGGGTACTACCTCGGTACGTTCAATTGAGTCGGCCGCCAAAGCGGCGGGCGAGGCCGAGTTGATTGCACCATTTTTTGCTGACACCGAAATCTTTATCTACCCGGGTTTTGAATTTGAAGTCATCGATGCCATGTTCACCAACTTTCACCTGCCCGAGTCCACCCTGATGATGCTCATCAGTGCATTTGCCGGGCGTGACAACGTGATGAATGCCTATCAGCAGGCTATTGCGGCCGAGTACCGGTTTTTCAGTTACGGTGACAGTATGTTCATTGAACGGGCCTGA
- the tgt gene encoding tRNA guanosine(34) transglycosylase Tgt, producing MQFELLKTEGKARRGRLKFDRGEVETPAFMPVGTYGTVKGMTPEELKDSGAHICLGNTFHLMLRPGTGIIKQHGDLHDFMHWDKPILTDSGGFQVFSLGDLRKITEEGVTFRSPINGEKILLTPEKSMEVQRDLGSDIVMIFDECTPFPATEQEARLSMEMSLRWAERSKTAHGDNPAALFGIIQGGMYEDLRDVSLAGLEEIGFDGYAIGGLSVGEPKEDMIRIIEHTAHQIPDNKPRYLMGVGKPEDIVEAVRRGVDMFDCVMPTRNARNGHLFVTEGVVKIRNAKHRNDTSALDENCDCYTCENYSRSYLHHLDKCNEILGARLNTIHNLRYYQRVMQGLRDAIDAGSLEEFVSEFYAQKNMPVPAL from the coding sequence ATGCAATTTGAGTTGTTAAAAACAGAAGGTAAAGCCAGACGCGGGCGTCTGAAGTTTGACCGTGGTGAAGTAGAGACCCCGGCCTTTATGCCGGTAGGTACCTACGGCACCGTAAAAGGAATGACCCCCGAAGAGCTTAAAGACAGTGGCGCGCACATTTGTCTGGGCAATACATTTCATTTGATGCTGCGCCCTGGCACCGGCATTATTAAACAGCATGGCGACCTGCATGACTTTATGCATTGGGACAAGCCTATTCTGACCGACTCTGGTGGTTTTCAGGTGTTCAGTCTGGGTGACCTGCGCAAAATTACTGAAGAAGGGGTGACCTTCCGTTCGCCCATCAATGGCGAAAAGATTCTGCTTACCCCCGAAAAGTCGATGGAAGTACAGCGCGATTTGGGCTCTGACATTGTCATGATTTTCGATGAATGCACGCCGTTCCCGGCTACCGAGCAGGAAGCCCGGTTGTCGATGGAGATGTCTTTACGCTGGGCCGAGCGCAGCAAAACCGCCCACGGCGATAACCCGGCGGCGTTGTTCGGTATTATTCAAGGCGGTATGTACGAAGATTTACGTGATGTATCGCTGGCCGGTCTGGAAGAGATTGGTTTTGATGGCTATGCCATTGGTGGTTTGTCGGTCGGCGAGCCTAAAGAAGATATGATTCGCATTATTGAACACACCGCTCACCAGATTCCGGATAACAAACCGCGTTATCTGATGGGCGTGGGTAAGCCTGAAGATATTGTGGAAGCGGTGCGCCGTGGGGTGGATATGTTCGATTGTGTGATGCCCACACGAAATGCCCGTAATGGTCACCTGTTTGTCACCGAAGGGGTAGTGAAAATCCGTAATGCGAAACATCGCAACGATACCTCGGCGCTGGATGAAAATTGTGACTGTTACACTTGTGAAAACTATTCTCGGTCTTATCTACATCACTTAGATAAGTGTAATGAGATACTGGGTGCGCGTCTTAATACCATTCATAATCTGCGCTATTACCAACGGGTTATGCAAGGTTTACGGGATGCCATTGATGCAGGCTCATTAGAAGAATTCGTCAGCGAATTTTACGCACAAAAAAATATGCCGGTACCGGCACTATAA